A single Nitrospirota bacterium DNA region contains:
- a CDS encoding fibronectin type III domain-containing protein — translation MLCGVRSGLRGVPGAQVALARLQPVRFGSVLFLSFLFSACGDGGSPPPDLPSGEPQAVSASSPDPPDTMATCPSDASDGNSVSVGFSSPVSGAAFFCKLDNKAAVPCASPFETGPLAVGAHSLTVGSRDGNGNTDPTPVTCQWSVARDANSEGTKPPSASDLGAPSSVNIVPGNGSMTLSWTAVPQAVSYEILYNTQTFFVGPEGGVVTASKSVVTTATQVTIADLSNGTKYFFAVFAIDSAGKKSGASTEVSATPVAPVVTAPTDTTAPIFLGLTSAASLSSTQINLAWTAGSDNVAAPADLSYKICQSTTWGACQTAFAATYTTTAGATSYSVTGLTASMLYYFVARAQDPAGNTDGNTIQKSATTQAGADTTPPTFSGISSATAVSSSKINLAWFAAYDGVTLTSALVYDVCQSTTSGSCASSFAATYSSSAGATAYSATGLTPDTPYYFVVRAKDTAGNRDTNTVQKSAVTSVTQVAQAVTAHMGGHSCSLLADGSVSCWGINTYGQLGDGTTVNKLTPVAVSGLSTALAVSGGDSHTCALLSDGTVKCWGYNFYGGLGDGSTAHRSTPVVVNSLSGAVAVAGGGSYTCSLLSDGTVKCWGYNNSGQLGDGTTVGKLTPVAVSSLSGAVAVAGGGTHTCSLLSEGTVKCWGYNNSGQLGDGTTVYKSTPVAVSSLSGALVVAEGTSHTCSLLSDGTVKCWGYNVSGQLGDGTTADKSTPVAASSLSGVVAVAGGNNHTCSLLADGKVKCWGRNDFGQLGDGTTMNKSTPVTASSLSGAVAVSGGVYHTCSLLSEGTVKCWGGNGYGQLGDGTLVSKSTPVTVPITGGALGVISPNLHESAASGAPARPWREGLSGGMDHSCAILSDGTGRCWGETTGTS, via the coding sequence GTGTTATGTGGGGTTAGGAGCGGGCTGCGCGGTGTTCCCGGCGCACAAGTCGCCTTGGCGCGCCTTCAACCTGTGCGTTTCGGGTCGGTTCTCTTTCTGAGCTTCCTCTTTTCGGCCTGCGGGGACGGAGGTTCGCCGCCACCTGACCTCCCATCCGGAGAACCGCAAGCCGTTTCCGCTTCTTCACCCGACCCGCCTGACACGATGGCCACCTGTCCCTCCGATGCCTCGGATGGAAACAGCGTGTCGGTGGGTTTCTCCTCACCCGTTTCGGGTGCGGCTTTCTTCTGCAAGTTGGACAACAAGGCAGCCGTGCCGTGCGCCTCGCCGTTCGAAACGGGTCCGCTCGCGGTGGGCGCTCACAGCTTGACCGTGGGATCGCGGGACGGGAACGGCAACACGGATCCCACGCCGGTCACCTGCCAATGGTCCGTGGCGCGGGATGCAAACTCGGAAGGGACCAAGCCGCCGTCGGCCTCTGATCTGGGCGCTCCTTCAAGTGTGAACATCGTGCCGGGGAATGGGTCGATGACCCTGAGTTGGACGGCCGTCCCACAAGCTGTGAGCTACGAGATTCTCTACAACACCCAAACCTTTTTTGTGGGACCGGAAGGGGGGGTCGTCACCGCTTCGAAGTCGGTGGTGACGACCGCCACCCAGGTGACGATTGCGGATCTTTCAAACGGAACGAAGTATTTCTTTGCCGTTTTTGCGATCGATTCGGCCGGAAAGAAGAGCGGAGCCTCCACCGAGGTCAGCGCGACGCCCGTTGCACCGGTGGTCACGGCTCCCACCGATACGACCGCGCCGATCTTCCTGGGATTGACGTCGGCCGCCTCCCTTTCCAGCACCCAGATCAATCTCGCCTGGACGGCCGGGAGCGACAATGTGGCCGCTCCAGCGGACCTCAGTTACAAAATTTGCCAAAGCACGACTTGGGGGGCGTGTCAGACGGCGTTCGCGGCGACGTACACAACGACGGCGGGGGCCACAAGCTATTCGGTGACCGGTCTTACGGCCTCGATGCTTTATTACTTTGTCGCGCGCGCGCAGGACCCTGCGGGAAACACCGATGGCAACACGATTCAAAAGAGCGCGACGACGCAGGCCGGTGCGGATACGACACCGCCGACGTTTTCCGGGATTTCCTCGGCCACCGCGGTTTCGAGTAGCAAGATCAATCTTGCCTGGTTCGCGGCCTACGATGGCGTCACCCTGACCAGCGCCCTGGTGTATGACGTTTGCCAATCCACAACATCAGGCTCATGCGCATCGAGTTTCGCAGCCACCTATTCCAGCTCGGCCGGCGCGACGGCTTACTCCGCAACCGGCCTCACTCCGGACACCCCTTACTACTTTGTTGTCCGCGCGAAGGACACGGCGGGCAATCGCGATACGAACACCGTGCAGAAAAGTGCAGTGACGAGTGTGACGCAGGTTGCCCAAGCAGTGACCGCCCACATGGGGGGCCACTCTTGCAGCCTCCTGGCGGACGGCTCGGTGAGTTGTTGGGGAATCAATACCTACGGCCAACTTGGGGATGGTACGACCGTGAACAAACTCACCCCTGTGGCCGTGAGCGGCCTGTCCACTGCCTTGGCGGTGTCAGGGGGCGACTCACACACCTGCGCCCTTCTTTCCGACGGCACGGTGAAATGCTGGGGATACAATTTCTACGGTGGGCTTGGGGACGGGAGCACGGCCCACAGATCGACCCCGGTGGTGGTGAACAGCCTCTCGGGCGCGGTGGCCGTCGCGGGGGGTGGATCTTACACCTGTTCGCTACTGTCCGATGGCACGGTGAAGTGCTGGGGGTACAACAACTCGGGCCAGCTTGGGGACGGGACGACAGTGGGCAAATTGACGCCCGTGGCCGTGAGCAGCCTCTCGGGTGCTGTGGCCGTTGCGGGGGGCGGCACTCACACCTGTTCCCTTCTTTCCGAGGGGACGGTGAAATGCTGGGGGTACAACAACTCGGGCCAGCTGGGGGACGGGACAACAGTGTACAAATCGACGCCCGTAGCCGTGAGCAGTCTCTCGGGCGCCCTGGTCGTCGCAGAGGGCACCTCGCACACCTGTTCTCTGCTTTCCGATGGGACGGTGAAATGTTGGGGGTACAATGTCTCCGGCCAGCTGGGGGACGGGACGACGGCGGACAAGTCAACCCCGGTAGCCGCGAGCAGCCTCTCGGGCGTAGTGGCCGTTGCGGGGGGCAACAATCACACTTGTTCCCTCCTTGCGGACGGAAAAGTGAAGTGCTGGGGGCGCAATGATTTTGGCCAGCTTGGGGACGGGACGACGATGAACAAGTCAACTCCTGTGACCGCGAGCAGCCTCTCGGGCGCCGTAGCCGTCTCAGGAGGTGTCTATCACACCTGTTCCCTTCTTTCCGAGGGGACGGTGAAATGCTGGGGGGGCAACGGGTACGGTCAGCTTGGGGATGGGACGCTCGTGAGCAAATCGACCCCTGTGACCGTTCCCATAACCGGGGGAGCGCTCGGCGTGATTTCGCCCAACCTCCACGAATCCGCCGCATCCGGCGCACCGGCGCGGCCCTGGCGGGAGGGCTTGAGCGGTGGAATGGATCATTCTTGCGCGATCCTTTCGGATGGCACGGGACGATGCTGGGGGGAAACTACTGGTACCAGTTAG